A single Mangrovimonas sp. YM274 DNA region contains:
- a CDS encoding TolC family protein, whose amino-acid sequence MKHRLYIFVTTLLGLQFLGNAQNQVPIAKSEVLNAVVESNHSLKISEEQFNAARADFRQTNAVFLPNITASHTGISTTNPLMAFGSKLNQEIVTAADFNPDLLNDPQQIQNFATKFEIQQPLINVDGFYQRKAAKSKMEATALQSVRTKDYLTFEVDKAYMQLQLAYKGVEVLEQALEAALANKQLADNSYTQGYLQKSDVLAVEVRVTEVRNQLQTAKSQVQNASNYISFLMNTSQDVVYLPTDTLEANMFTEENALMISKERSDIKAMELASNAYETQYKADKMTFLPRLNAFGSYELYDDQIFHADASGYLFGASLSWNILEGTKRFGKAQKSRAEFETSKLQYEQYVSQSQMELNKAKRMLNDAKNRLQLSKLALDQSEESLRIRTNRFEEGLEKTTDLLMSETLYAQKQLEYYQTIFEYNYAQAYVQFLTK is encoded by the coding sequence ATGAAGCATCGATTATATATTTTTGTAACAACGCTATTAGGCCTGCAGTTTTTAGGGAATGCCCAAAACCAAGTGCCAATTGCTAAATCGGAGGTTTTGAATGCTGTGGTTGAATCCAACCATAGCCTAAAAATTTCCGAAGAACAGTTCAATGCCGCAAGGGCAGATTTTAGGCAGACCAATGCTGTCTTTTTGCCAAACATTACGGCATCGCATACAGGGATTTCTACAACTAATCCCTTAATGGCCTTTGGTTCTAAATTGAACCAAGAAATAGTAACGGCCGCCGATTTCAATCCTGATCTTTTAAACGATCCACAGCAAATTCAAAATTTCGCTACCAAGTTCGAGATTCAACAACCCTTGATCAATGTGGATGGCTTTTACCAACGTAAGGCTGCTAAATCCAAAATGGAAGCCACAGCACTACAAAGTGTGCGTACCAAAGACTATCTCACGTTTGAAGTGGATAAAGCCTATATGCAATTGCAATTGGCTTATAAAGGCGTAGAGGTGTTGGAACAGGCTTTGGAAGCTGCTTTGGCCAACAAGCAATTGGCAGACAATAGTTACACTCAGGGCTACTTGCAAAAATCGGATGTATTGGCTGTTGAGGTTCGTGTAACCGAAGTGAGAAACCAATTGCAAACGGCCAAGAGCCAAGTGCAAAACGCTTCAAACTACATCTCTTTTTTAATGAATACAAGTCAAGATGTGGTGTACCTTCCAACAGATACGCTTGAAGCTAATATGTTTACGGAAGAGAATGCCTTAATGATTTCCAAAGAACGTTCAGATATCAAGGCGATGGAGTTGGCAAGCAATGCCTATGAAACCCAATACAAGGCCGATAAAATGACCTTTTTACCACGTCTTAATGCTTTTGGAAGTTATGAGTTGTATGACGATCAAATTTTCCATGCTGATGCCAGTGGGTATCTGTTTGGGGCCTCTTTGAGCTGGAACATTTTGGAGGGAACCAAACGTTTTGGAAAAGCCCAAAAGAGTAGAGCCGAGTTTGAAACTTCCAAACTTCAGTATGAACAATATGTTTCACAAAGCCAAATGGAACTTAACAAAGCCAAGCGGATGTTGAATGATGCCAAAAACAGATTGCAACTGTCCAAACTGGCTTTGGATCAATCGGAAGAATCTTTGCGCATCAGAACCAATCGTTTTGAGGAAGGATTGGAGAAAACCACCGATTTGTTGATGTCTGAGACACTATACGCCCAAAAGCAATTGGAATATTACCAAACTATTTTTGAATATAACTATGCACAGGCTTATGTGCAGTTTCTAACCAAATAA
- a CDS encoding efflux RND transporter periplasmic adaptor subunit, with the protein MKTLYTLSIVAVTALFMSCGSKDAKQEAQKGPAVAVTVSPVKADGNSTFLSVSGKVQAVNSADLSTRFMGYVNSVPVKVGDQVRKGQLLVAINNSDLEAKRAQINAGITQATAAFKNAEKDYNRYKNLFAQNSATQKEFDDITARYDMAAANLEAAKQQKNEINAQMAYTNITAPFNGVVTATTVKAGDMANPGMPLVSVEGPGNFEVIAMVPESDISKVAKNQKVEVLVKATNKTYEGNVAEVSTSAKHTGGQYVVKIALPKADDKILSGMFATVQFPMEGTTQKQMVLLPTSAIVTKGQLTGVYTVSQNNTAVLRWLRLGRTYGDQVEVLSGLDSSETYIVSAEGKLYNGASITIK; encoded by the coding sequence ATGAAAACATTATACACATTATCAATCGTAGCTGTAACAGCATTGTTTATGAGCTGCGGAAGCAAGGACGCAAAACAGGAAGCGCAAAAGGGACCAGCAGTAGCCGTAACCGTAAGTCCTGTTAAGGCTGATGGAAATAGCACATTTTTAAGTGTTAGCGGGAAAGTACAGGCCGTAAACAGTGCCGATTTGAGCACCCGTTTTATGGGGTATGTAAATAGTGTCCCTGTAAAAGTAGGAGACCAAGTTAGAAAGGGTCAATTGTTGGTAGCTATCAATAATAGTGACCTTGAGGCCAAGCGCGCACAAATCAATGCGGGAATTACCCAAGCCACTGCAGCGTTTAAAAATGCCGAAAAGGATTATAACCGCTACAAAAACCTATTTGCACAAAACAGTGCTACCCAAAAGGAATTTGATGATATTACGGCTAGATATGATATGGCAGCGGCCAATCTAGAGGCGGCTAAACAGCAGAAAAATGAAATCAATGCCCAAATGGCCTATACCAATATTACCGCGCCTTTTAATGGAGTGGTAACAGCTACTACGGTAAAGGCAGGAGATATGGCGAATCCAGGAATGCCATTGGTATCCGTGGAAGGTCCTGGGAACTTTGAGGTTATTGCCATGGTACCGGAATCGGATATTTCAAAAGTGGCCAAAAATCAAAAAGTAGAGGTATTGGTAAAAGCAACCAATAAAACCTATGAAGGGAACGTAGCGGAAGTAAGTACTTCAGCAAAACATACCGGAGGGCAATATGTGGTAAAAATAGCCTTGCCTAAAGCAGATGATAAGATTCTGTCAGGCATGTTTGCCACAGTACAATTCCCTATGGAAGGCACTACCCAAAAACAAATGGTTTTGTTGCCAACTTCAGCAATTGTTACCAAGGGACAATTAACGGGAGTCTATACGGTAAGCCAAAATAACACCGCAGTATTACGTTGGTTACGATTGGGGCGTACCTATGGAGATCAAGTAGAAGTATTGTCTGGTTTGGATAGCAGTGAAACCTATATCGTTTCAGCTGAAGGTAAATTATACAACGGAGCTTCAATAACCATTAAATAA
- a CDS encoding efflux RND transporter permease subunit: protein MKEGLAGKIAKSFIGSKLTVLLMIVFMVIGVYSSFLIPREEEPQIDVPMADIFVGYPGASPTEVESRVIKPLEKLISNIKGVEYVYSTSMKEQGMVIVQFYVGEDIERSFVKLYNEINKHMDQMPQGVTMPLVKTRAIDDVPMLGLTLWSETYDDYQLGQMAQELRNEIEKVGDVAITHKIGGRDRQLRVVLDKDKLAASGLDFLEVSKMIQANNAQMGAGSFDKNDTEFLVSSGDFLKTVSDVENLVVGVQDNKPIYLKQVSKIIDGPEVPVNYVSLGFGQGSEKAAEFPSEYAAVTISVAKRKGADAMKIADVILDKVSHLERTLIPDDVHVEVTRNYGETASHKVSELLLHLIGSIIAVTFVVMLAMGWRGGLVVFLSVPITFALTLLSYYMLDYTLNRITLFALVFVTGIVVDDSIIIAENMHRHFKMKRLPFKQAALYAINEVGNPTILATFTVIASVLPMAFVSGLMGPYMAPMPIGASIAMILSLFVALTITPYLGYIFLREKDNKQHKEKTEKPLEDTFIFRMYNKFERPLLENRFKRWMFLGFTFVLLLGSMGLFMTNSVAVKMLPFDNKNEFQVVIDMPEGTTLERTAIVAQEISQYLSTRPEVVSYQNYIGTSAPITFNGLVRHYDLRGGSNMADIQVNLIDKGERSAQSHDIAKLLRPDIQKIAAKYNANVKLVEVPPGPPVLSTIVAEVYGPDYDEQIAIADSIQTILKNTDDVVDIDWMVEADQVEYEFVINKEKAMLYGVAPQQITHTLNLALSNRAITNLYDEDAFRQVGLVLSLDEKEKSTIQDIAQLQVKSQMGNMVSISDLVDINPVTRAKSIYRKNQKRVVYVLADMAGTLESPAYAILGMEKKLKEIDLPEGYALEELYINQPEFEDDYTVKWDGEWQITLEVFRDLGIAFMGAIILIYILIVGWFQNFKAPVVMMVAIPLSLIGIILGHWIMGAFFTATSFIGMIALAGIMVRNSVLLIDFINLRVAEGVPLKQAAIEAGAVRTTPILLTAGTVVIGAFVILFDPIFQGLAISLMGGTIVSTVFTLLVVPLVYYMIERKKHN from the coding sequence ATGAAAGAAGGTTTAGCAGGAAAAATAGCCAAGAGCTTTATAGGCTCTAAGCTTACAGTGCTCCTTATGATTGTGTTTATGGTCATTGGGGTCTATAGTTCATTTTTAATTCCTAGGGAAGAAGAGCCACAAATTGATGTGCCTATGGCTGATATTTTTGTGGGGTATCCTGGCGCTAGCCCAACTGAGGTTGAGTCGCGTGTGATCAAGCCCTTGGAAAAATTGATTAGCAATATCAAAGGGGTAGAATATGTGTATTCTACGTCTATGAAAGAGCAGGGAATGGTGATCGTTCAGTTTTATGTGGGCGAGGACATCGAGCGTTCCTTTGTAAAGCTGTACAATGAGATTAACAAACATATGGATCAAATGCCACAGGGGGTAACCATGCCTTTGGTGAAAACGCGTGCCATAGACGACGTGCCTATGTTGGGATTGACCTTGTGGAGCGAAACTTATGACGATTACCAATTGGGACAAATGGCCCAAGAGCTTCGAAACGAAATTGAAAAGGTAGGAGATGTTGCCATTACCCATAAAATTGGAGGACGCGACAGACAGCTTCGTGTGGTTTTGGATAAAGATAAATTGGCAGCTAGTGGATTGGACTTTTTGGAAGTATCCAAAATGATTCAGGCCAATAATGCCCAAATGGGAGCAGGAAGCTTTGATAAGAACGATACCGAATTTTTGGTGAGCTCCGGAGATTTCCTAAAAACCGTGAGCGATGTTGAGAATTTGGTGGTAGGTGTTCAGGATAACAAACCTATTTACCTAAAGCAGGTTTCCAAGATCATCGACGGACCAGAAGTGCCAGTCAACTATGTGAGTTTAGGATTTGGACAGGGAAGTGAAAAGGCAGCTGAGTTTCCTTCGGAATATGCAGCGGTAACTATTTCGGTAGCCAAAAGAAAGGGTGCCGATGCCATGAAAATTGCCGATGTGATCCTCGACAAAGTATCGCATTTGGAAAGAACCTTAATTCCTGACGATGTGCATGTGGAAGTTACCCGTAACTATGGAGAAACCGCTTCACATAAAGTGTCGGAATTGTTATTGCACCTTATCGGTTCTATCATTGCTGTAACCTTTGTGGTAATGTTGGCCATGGGATGGCGTGGTGGTTTGGTGGTGTTTTTATCGGTGCCTATCACTTTTGCCTTGACCTTGTTGAGCTACTACATGCTGGATTACACATTGAATAGAATTACGCTTTTCGCTTTGGTATTCGTAACGGGTATTGTGGTTGATGACTCCATTATTATAGCAGAAAACATGCATAGGCATTTCAAAATGAAACGCTTGCCGTTTAAGCAGGCCGCCTTATATGCGATCAATGAAGTTGGAAACCCTACTATTCTAGCGACTTTCACGGTAATTGCTTCGGTATTGCCAATGGCCTTTGTATCTGGATTGATGGGGCCTTATATGGCACCAATGCCAATTGGGGCGTCCATAGCGATGATTCTGTCTCTGTTTGTAGCCTTGACCATCACACCGTATTTAGGGTACATATTTTTACGTGAAAAGGATAACAAGCAGCATAAAGAGAAAACTGAGAAGCCTCTGGAAGATACCTTTATCTTCAGAATGTATAACAAATTTGAGCGCCCCTTATTGGAAAACCGCTTCAAACGTTGGATGTTCCTAGGGTTTACCTTTGTCTTATTGCTAGGGTCTATGGGACTGTTTATGACCAATTCCGTAGCGGTGAAAATGTTGCCTTTTGATAACAAAAATGAATTTCAGGTGGTAATTGACATGCCGGAAGGCACCACTTTGGAGCGTACTGCTATAGTGGCTCAGGAAATTTCACAATATCTTTCTACTAGGCCGGAAGTGGTGAGCTATCAAAATTATATTGGGACTTCAGCGCCAATTACTTTTAATGGATTGGTAAGACACTACGATTTGCGTGGTGGTAGCAATATGGCTGATATTCAGGTAAACCTTATTGATAAAGGGGAGCGTAGTGCACAGAGTCATGATATTGCCAAGTTACTGCGTCCGGATATTCAAAAGATTGCGGCTAAGTACAATGCCAATGTGAAATTGGTGGAAGTACCGCCAGGGCCTCCAGTTTTGTCAACCATTGTTGCTGAGGTGTACGGTCCAGATTATGATGAGCAAATTGCTATTGCCGACAGCATTCAAACCATTCTTAAAAATACCGATGATGTGGTGGATATCGATTGGATGGTAGAAGCAGATCAGGTGGAGTATGAGTTTGTTATCAATAAGGAAAAGGCCATGTTGTACGGTGTGGCTCCGCAGCAGATTACACATACCTTGAATTTGGCTTTGTCCAATCGTGCGATTACCAATTTGTACGATGAGGATGCCTTCCGTCAAGTTGGTTTGGTGTTGAGTTTGGATGAAAAAGAAAAGTCCACCATTCAGGATATTGCCCAGTTGCAAGTGAAATCTCAAATGGGGAATATGGTATCCATTAGTGATTTGGTAGACATCAACCCGGTAACCCGAGCTAAGAGTATCTATAGAAAGAACCAAAAGCGTGTGGTATATGTATTGGCCGATATGGCTGGAACTTTGGAAAGCCCTGCCTATGCCATTTTAGGAATGGAAAAGAAACTGAAAGAGATCGATTTACCTGAAGGCTATGCTTTGGAGGAATTATACATCAACCAACCCGAGTTTGAAGATGACTATACTGTAAAATGGGATGGTGAATGGCAAATTACCTTGGAAGTATTCAGGGATTTGGGAATTGCCTTTATGGGAGCCATTATCTTGATCTACATCTTAATTGTAGGTTGGTTCCAAAACTTTAAAGCACCTGTGGTAATGATGGTGGCCATACCATTATCATTGATCGGGATTATTTTAGGACACTGGATTATGGGGGCATTTTTTACTGCGACCTCATTTATCGGAATGATTGCCCTTGCGGGAATCATGGTACGGAACTCGGTATTGTTAATTGATTTTATCAACCTAAGAGTAGCCGAAGGGGTGCCACTGAAACAGGCTGCCATTGAAGCGGGAGCTGTGCGTACCACGCCAATTTTGTTAACGGCAGGTACGGTAGTAATTGGAGCCTTTGTGATTTTGTTCGATCCTATTTTCCAAGGGTTGGCAATCTCCCTAATGGGAGGGACTATTGTGTCCACAGTATTTACCTTGCTGGTAGTGCCATTGGTATACTATATGATAGAGCGTAAAAAGCATAATTAA
- a CDS encoding DUF2892 domain-containing protein: MMNRYIRVIAGTFIIISVLLGMFVNENWLWFTLFVGANLLQSGITKWCLMEDILSKFGVKKEGDCCASK, translated from the coding sequence ATGATGAATAGATATATCCGTGTTATTGCAGGGACGTTTATAATTATTAGCGTATTGCTTGGCATGTTTGTAAACGAAAATTGGTTATGGTTTACCTTATTTGTAGGGGCCAACTTGTTGCAGTCTGGAATTACCAAATGGTGTTTGATGGAGGACATCCTTTCAAAGTTTGGTGTAAAGAAGGAAGGCGATTGTTGCGCTTCCAAATAA
- the ygiD gene encoding 4,5-DOPA dioxygenase extradiol → MERTKFLKSLALLPLISASMNLKDLNKMTASMSNTGKMPVLFLGHGSPMNAIEENEFVQAFRKLGQELIRPNAILCISAHWETKGTFVTAMQTPPTIHDFGGFPQALFDVQYPAPGSPELAQETKNLITKTNVGLDEKWGLDHGAWSVIKHLYPNADIPVIQMSIDYTQSPRYHYELAKEIEKLRHKGVLIIGSGNMVHNLRMVAWNKLNEEFAYDWATEANEKMKSYILDDNHQNLINFRFQGKAFDLAIPTPEHYLPLLYTLALKDKNEKVTLFNDKPVAGSLTMTSLKIETV, encoded by the coding sequence GCTAGTATGAATTTAAAAGATTTAAATAAAATGACCGCATCCATGAGTAATACAGGCAAAATGCCTGTATTATTCCTAGGTCACGGTAGCCCCATGAATGCCATTGAAGAAAATGAATTTGTGCAGGCCTTTAGAAAATTAGGTCAAGAGCTCATTCGTCCCAATGCCATTCTTTGTATCTCGGCCCACTGGGAAACTAAAGGTACCTTTGTTACGGCCATGCAAACCCCACCTACCATTCACGATTTTGGTGGATTCCCCCAAGCGTTGTTCGATGTGCAATATCCCGCACCGGGCAGCCCAGAATTGGCGCAGGAAACCAAAAATCTAATAACCAAAACAAATGTTGGTTTGGATGAAAAATGGGGACTGGACCATGGCGCTTGGAGTGTTATCAAGCACCTGTACCCTAATGCAGATATCCCTGTCATCCAAATGAGTATTGATTATACGCAATCTCCTAGATATCACTATGAATTGGCTAAGGAAATAGAAAAACTTCGCCATAAAGGCGTTTTGATTATAGGTAGTGGAAACATGGTTCACAACCTTCGTATGGTGGCCTGGAATAAACTTAATGAAGAATTTGCATACGATTGGGCGACTGAAGCTAATGAAAAAATGAAAAGCTATATTCTGGATGACAATCACCAAAACCTTATCAACTTCAGGTTTCAAGGAAAGGCCTTTGATTTAGCCATCCCTACCCCAGAACATTATTTGCCGTTGCTTTACACCTTGGCCCTAAAGGACAAAAATGAAAAAGTAACTCTTTTTAATGATAAGCCGGTTGCGGGATCGCTGACTATGACTTCTTTAAAAATTGAAACGGTTTAG